The nucleotide sequence AATTCCTGCGCGCGCAGCTGCAGCACGACGGGCGGCTCGCGCTCTTCGCGAACCAGAGTTCGGGCGTCCTCACGTCCTGTGCGTGGGCCCACGGTCTCGTCGATGTGGCGATCGGGCAGACCGTGGCGCCGGGCGATCTCGTGCGTTTCATCCCGTTCTCGGAGCTCCTCGCATGATCGTCCGCCTGCTGTATTTCGCGCGCCTGCGCGAGCGCTTCGGCCTGGCCGAAGAAACGCTTGATGTCGCCGGGGGCAGCGTGGCCGATCTGATCGCGCAACTGCAGCGCCGCGGCGGGGTGTGGGCCGAAGAGCTCGGCGCAGGCCGGCCTTTCCGTGTCGCGGTCGATCAGGAAATCGTCGCGCTCGACGCGACGCTTGCGGAGGGCGCCGAAGTCGCGATCTTTCCGCCCGTGACCGGAGGCTAGCCATGAAAATCGCGGTACAGAACGAAGCCTTCGATCTCGGCAGCGAAGTCGCGGCGCTGACGCACGGCCGGCGCGACGTCGGCGCGGTCGCGAGCTTCGTCGGACTCGCGCGCGACATCAACGAAGGCAGCGGCGTCGCCGCGATGACGCTCGAACATTACCCGGGCATGACCGAGAAGGCGCTCGCCGCGCTGGTCGACGAGGCCTGCGCGCGCTGGGCCTTGCTCGACGTGAGCGTGGTCCATCGCGTCGGGCGTCTGCTGCCGGGCGACCCGATCGTGCTCGTCGCGGTCGCGAGCGCCCACCGCGGTGAGGCGTTCGCCGCGTGCGAATTCATCATGGACGCGCTGAAGACGCGTGCGCCGTTCTGGAAGAAGGAAGAGACGCCGGACGGCGAGCGCTGGGTCGAGGCGCGCGCCAGCGACGAAGC is from Thiobacillus denitrificans ATCC 25259 and encodes:
- the moaD gene encoding molybdopterin converting factor subunit 1: MIVRLLYFARLRERFGLAEETLDVAGGSVADLIAQLQRRGGVWAEELGAGRPFRVAVDQEIVALDATLAEGAEVAIFPPVTGG
- the moaE gene encoding molybdopterin synthase catalytic subunit MoaE — its product is MKIAVQNEAFDLGSEVAALTHGRRDVGAVASFVGLARDINEGSGVAAMTLEHYPGMTEKALAALVDEACARWALLDVSVVHRVGRLLPGDPIVLVAVASAHRGEAFAACEFIMDALKTRAPFWKKEETPDGERWVEARASDEAAAGRWEKR